Proteins encoded by one window of Sphaerodactylus townsendi isolate TG3544 linkage group LG02, MPM_Stown_v2.3, whole genome shotgun sequence:
- the PLEKHG3 gene encoding pleckstrin homology domain-containing family G member 3 isoform X6 — MNSSAHPAEQLSINLTHVSRIMEDWNDITQTPADAASLKAGLLYNANNNASLGTWRGLKSPSLASAVSHSKLSYLERVVLEIVESERMYVRDLRSIVENYLGKIIDTQELLLRPEQVSALFGNIEDIYELNSELLQDLDSCHNDPVAVARCFVDRSQDFDIYTQYCNNYPNSVAALTDCMRNKQLAKFFRERQEQIRHSLPLGSYLLKPVQRILKYHLLLQEIAKHFDLEQDGYEVVEEAIDTMTCVAWYINDMKRKHEHAVRLQEIQSLLINWKGPDLTTYGELVLEGTFRVHRVKNERTFFLFDKIFLITKRRGDHYVYKNHIPCSSLMLIESTRDSLCFTVTHYKHSKQQYNIQAKSGEDKRVWTHHIKRLILENHHAIIPQKAKEAILEMDSYYPSRYKYSPERLKKAWSYQQAEDIPQQARQGRRQSEPFHGKNSAKKLLDGLHSSTSQRNERRKSEPTKQILKQLSSKGLKSKGHKAQERHKPCQSPENSEKTRIPEATTSVLKAQSAMELERGAEGSSYKEACPEENPSDPESTSPPESASADQHGVLHQNSDGLEPTENAEKPLSSEEEEEEEEEEEEEDGSVSPPRSILPLSVLDQASIIAERFTSSLSRRSSLALEEGKGYLTPKQASQSGSVLSLDGSEKATCRNNGTNEPQNCSLPQEPPAEPSSACSELRSPGPVETDRSSCRRKESMLSQQDRLLLDKIKNYYDYAEHQDAGFSVRRRESLSYIPKGLVRNSVFRINSLPQPEPEQQARKRLGTSVGSKACRTASWILSNRSAVGPQATCSEPGHEENPQPISEAEFRPSAEMLKVWEEMEKSGRQLWNGKAEYEGRAGRANGQCAEPSLRNRLKGQENGFDLSESLLILEDEDLGAITEESPVPSPENKSPVDRAELSRVPWKLMQELRNYEPHECSPQLHPRIMRLAHLTEAELTEKMKNKVYHLARQYSLRIKGRKPEVHRQLTELEEEMKRNASSGQQEANKKGKGKRKPVLSLLNYEQVVLQESSPPTLLSSSSHGKSPKRFSFSPSSSSPRLTSSTSTLLRSPISPVIAEKFNWPDVQELRSKYSCQARAEKGRSLPVNRSRSAPEKMMDTDRMLEHQGSKENEKREKSQHGRTQSCRGAVRETSSDFLPKAYTRDAQEQLCITAEAPLENNHQVIVMEKLLGAAGEPDDSYVQIRSPTSREKISLKAVVERCKAYQDSEEYRKREEGLQEVVPQKTQLWWEKTDSNQQSLVKNLREKFQTLNPNS; from the exons ATGAACTCCTCAGCACACCCTGCGGAGCAACTATCTATCAACCTAACCCATGTTAGCCGCATTATGGAGGATTGGAATGACATCACCCAGACACCTGCTGATGCTGCCTCCCTGAAGGCTGGACTGCTGTACAATGCCAACAACAATGCTTCTTTAGGGACTTGGCGAGGCCTGAAGAGCCCTTCCCTCGCTTCGGCTGTCTCCCACTCCAAACTGAGCTACCTGGAGCGTGTGGTGCTGGAGATCGTGGAGTCAGAACGGATGTATGTGCGGGATTTACGAAGTATTGTAGAG AATTACTTGGGGAAGATCATAGACACTCAAGAGCTGCTCCTGCGGCCGGAACAAGTCAGTGCACTCTTCGGAAACATTGAAGATATTTATGAATTAAATAG TGAGCTCCTGCAGGACCTGGACAGCTGCCACAATGACCCTGTTGCCGTGGCAAGGTGTTTTGTGGACAGG AGCCAGGACTTTGATATCTACACTCAATACTGCAACAACTACCCAAA CTCTGTGGCAGCACTGACCGACTGCATGAGGAATAAACAATTGGCCAAGTTCTTTCGCGAGAGGCAAGAACAAATCCGTCACTCACTGCCTCTTGGCTCCTACCTCCTCAAGCCTGTCCAGCGCATCCTGAAATATCACCTTCTCCTCCAG GAAATAGCCAAGCATTTTGACTTGGAACAGGACGGCTATGAAGTGGTAGAAGAGGCAATCGACACCATGACATGTGTGGCTTGGTACATCAATGACATGAAAAGGAAGCATGAGCATGCTGTGCGATTGCAG GAAATTCAGTCATTGCTAATTAATTGGAAAGGCCCAGATTTGACGACCTATGGGGAACTAGTCTTGGAAGGCACCTTCCGTGTTCATCGGGTGAAGAATGAGAGAACTTTCTTCTTGTTTGACAAAATCTTTCTGATAACAAAGAGACGGGGTGATCACTATGTATACAAAAACCACATTCCA TGTTCCTCCTTGATGCTGATCGAGAGCACCCGAGATTCACTCTGCTTCACCGTCACCCATTACAAGCACAGCAAGCAGCAATACAACATCCAA GCAAAATCAGGGGAGGACAAACGGGTTTGGACTCACCACATCAAACGTCTGATCCTGGAAAATCACCATGCCATCATCCCCCAGAAA GCCAAAGAAGCCATCTTGGAAATGGATTCCTATT ATCCTTCTCGGTACAAGTACAGTCCAGAGCGTCTGAAGAAGGCCTGGTCTTACCAACAGGCAGAAGATATTCCTCAGCAAGCCAGACAGGGGCGTCGGCAATCAG AACCATTCCATGGCAAAAACAGTGCTAAGAAGCTCCTAGACGGACTCCATAGCTCTACTTCACAGCGTAATGAACGCCGAAAATCTG AGCCAACAAAACAAATCCTCAAGCAACTGAGCAGCAAAG GACTAAAG AGCAAGGGCCACAAGGCACAAGAAAGGCACAAACCATGCCAGTCTCCAGAAAATAGTGAGAAAACTCGGATCCCGGAAGCTACTACTTCGGTCTTAAAG GCACAATCAGCAATGGAGCTTGAGAGGGGAGCAGAGGGTTCTTCCTACAAGGAAGCATGCCCAGAAGAGAATCCTTCGGACCCTGAGTCAACAAGTCCTCCAGAGTCAGcctctgcagaccaacatggagTCCTGCATCAGAATTCAGATGGTCTGGAGCCCactgaaaatgcagaaaagccacttagcagtgaggaggaggaagaggaggaggaagaggaggaggaagaagatggaAGCGTGTCCCCGCCGAGAAGCATCCTTCCTCTTTCTGTGCTAGATCAGGCTAGTATTATTGCTGAGCGTTTTACTAGTAGCCTGTCTCGTCGAAGCAGCCTGGCTCTAGAGGAGGGGAAGGGCTACCTGACTCCCAAGCAGGCCAGCCAGAGTGGCAGCGTCCTAAGCCTGGATGGCAGCGAGAAGGCCACCTGCCGCAATAATGGCACCAATGAGCCCCAGAACTGCAGCCTGCCGCAAGAGCCCCCAGCTGAGCCTAGCAGTGCCTGCAGTGAGCTTCGCTCACCTGGTCCAGTTGAAACGGATCGCAGTTCCTGCAGGCGGAAGGAATCCATGCTGTCTCAGCAGGACCGGCTGCTTTTAGATAAGATCAAGAACTACTACGATTATGCTGAGCATCAAGATGCTGGCTTCAGTGTCAGACGGAGGGAGAGCCTGTCCTACATCCCCAAAGGACTGGTGAGGAACTCAGTCTTCAGGATCAACAGCCTCCCCCAGCCAGAACCTGAGCAGCAAGCGAGGAAAAGACTGGGTACCTCTGTTGGCAGCAAGGCCTGTCGGACTGCATCCTGGATACTCTCGAATAGGTCTGCTGTTGGGCCCCAGGCCACCTGCTCTGAGCCAGGCCATGAGGAGAACCCCCAGCCCATCAGTGAAGCGGAATTCAGGCCATCTGCTGAGATGCTTAAGGTATGGGAGGAGATGGAGAAGTCCGGCAGacagttgtggaatggaaaggctgAATATGAGGGCAGAGCTGGCCGGGCAAACGGACAGTGTGCTGAACCTTCTTTGAGAAACAGACTCAAGGGCCAGGAGAATGGCTTTGACCTCTCTGAGTCGCTTCTCATCTTGGAGGATGAAGATCTTGGAGCTATAACGGAGGAGTCTCCTGTGCCCTCTCCAGAGAATAAATCTCCTGTGGATCGAGCCGAACTCTCCAGAGTGCCCTGGAAATTAATGCAAGAGCTGAGGAATTATGAACCACATGAGTGTTCCCCTCAGCTGCACCCTCGTATCATGCGTCTAGCCCACCTGACAGAAGCGGAGCTGACAGAGAAGATGAAAAACAAGGTGTACCATCTGGCCCGCCAGTACAGCCTCCGAATCAAGGGCCGCAAGCCTGAAGTGCACAGGCAGCTTACTGAACTGGAGGAAGAAATGAAGCGTAATGCTTCATCTGGCCAGCAGGAGGCCAACAAGAAGGGCAAGG GCAAGCGGAAGCCGGTATTGTCCCTCCTCAATTATGAGCAAGTTGTGCTGCAGGAATCGAGCCCACCGACGTTGCTTTCCTCTTCATCACACGGGAAGTCGCCCAAGCGCTTCTCTTTCAGCCCGTCCTCCTCCAGCCCCCGACTCACTTCCTCCACCAGTACCCTGTTGCGCAGTCCCATCAGTCCTGTCATAGCTGAGAAATTCAACTGGCCTGATGTGCAGGAGCTGAGGTCCAAGTATTCCTGTCAGGCAAGGGCTGAGAAGGGCCGGTCTCTACCTGTCAATAGGAGCCGCTCAGCCCCTGAGAAAATGATGGACACTGATAGGATGCTGGAACACCAGGGCTCAAAGGAAAATGAGAAAAGGGAGAAATCCCAGCACGGGAggacccagagctgcagaggggcAGTAAGGGAGACATCATCTGACTTTCTTCCTAAGGCCTACACCCGTGATGCTCAAGAGCAGTTATGtatcacagctgaagcccctcTGGAGAACAACCATCAGGTGATAGTCATGGAGAAGCTGTTGGGTGCTGCTGGTGAGCCTGATGACAGCTATGTGCAGATCCGCTCCCCTACTTCCAGGGAGAAGATCTCTCTCAAGGCTGTGGTGGAGCGGTGCAAGGCCTACCAGGACTCGGAGGAGTACCGCAAGCGTGAGGAGGGCCTTCAGGAAGTGGTTCCCCAGAAGACACAGCTGTGGTGGgagaaaacagacagcaaccaacaGAGCCTGGTGAAGAACCTACGGGAGAAATTCCAGACCCTTAATCCCAACAGTTGA
- the PLEKHG3 gene encoding pleckstrin homology domain-containing family G member 3 isoform X1, which translates to MNSSAHPAEQLSINLTHVSRIMEDWNDITQTPADAASLKAGLLYNANNNASLGTWRGLKSPSLASAVSHSKLSYLERVVLEIVESERMYVRDLRSIVENYLGKIIDTQELLLRPEQVSALFGNIEDIYELNSELLQDLDSCHNDPVAVARCFVDRSQDFDIYTQYCNNYPNSVAALTDCMRNKQLAKFFRERQEQIRHSLPLGSYLLKPVQRILKYHLLLQEIAKHFDLEQDGYEVVEEAIDTMTCVAWYINDMKRKHEHAVRLQEIQSLLINWKGPDLTTYGELVLEGTFRVHRVKNERTFFLFDKIFLITKRRGDHYVYKNHIPCSSLMLIESTRDSLCFTVTHYKHSKQQYNIQAKSGEDKRVWTHHIKRLILENHHAIIPQKAKEAILEMDSYYPSRYKYSPERLKKAWSYQQAEDIPQQARQGRRQSEPTKQILKQLSSKVGLKHADSDGALLEFGEPPQPSRSLSQQEEEQTFPQEHPEELAESDGNEKEMGPEEEDEAEEEEEEEERLVGTEQVADFASSLMAVLHCWHYRANALLFSWGSTSKGHKAQERHKPCQSPENSEKTRIPEATTSVLKAQSAMELERGAEGSSYKEACPEENPSDPESTSPPESASADQHGVLHQNSDGLEPTENAEKPLSSEEEEEEEEEEEEEDGSVSPPRSILPLSVLDQASIIAERFTSSLSRRSSLALEEGKGYLTPKQASQSGSVLSLDGSEKATCRNNGTNEPQNCSLPQEPPAEPSSACSELRSPGPVETDRSSCRRKESMLSQQDRLLLDKIKNYYDYAEHQDAGFSVRRRESLSYIPKGLVRNSVFRINSLPQPEPEQQARKRLGTSVGSKACRTASWILSNRSAVGPQATCSEPGHEENPQPISEAEFRPSAEMLKVWEEMEKSGRQLWNGKAEYEGRAGRANGQCAEPSLRNRLKGQENGFDLSESLLILEDEDLGAITEESPVPSPENKSPVDRAELSRVPWKLMQELRNYEPHECSPQLHPRIMRLAHLTEAELTEKMKNKVYHLARQYSLRIKGRKPEVHRQLTELEEEMKRNASSGQQEANKKGKGKRKPVLSLLNYEQVVLQESSPPTLLSSSSHGKSPKRFSFSPSSSSPRLTSSTSTLLRSPISPVIAEKFNWPDVQELRSKYSCQARAEKGRSLPVNRSRSAPEKMMDTDRMLEHQGSKENEKREKSQHGRTQSCRGAVRETSSDFLPKAYTRDAQEQLCITAEAPLENNHQVIVMEKLLGAAGEPDDSYVQIRSPTSREKISLKAVVERCKAYQDSEEYRKREEGLQEVVPQKTQLWWEKTDSNQQSLVKNLREKFQTLNPNS; encoded by the exons ATGAACTCCTCAGCACACCCTGCGGAGCAACTATCTATCAACCTAACCCATGTTAGCCGCATTATGGAGGATTGGAATGACATCACCCAGACACCTGCTGATGCTGCCTCCCTGAAGGCTGGACTGCTGTACAATGCCAACAACAATGCTTCTTTAGGGACTTGGCGAGGCCTGAAGAGCCCTTCCCTCGCTTCGGCTGTCTCCCACTCCAAACTGAGCTACCTGGAGCGTGTGGTGCTGGAGATCGTGGAGTCAGAACGGATGTATGTGCGGGATTTACGAAGTATTGTAGAG AATTACTTGGGGAAGATCATAGACACTCAAGAGCTGCTCCTGCGGCCGGAACAAGTCAGTGCACTCTTCGGAAACATTGAAGATATTTATGAATTAAATAG TGAGCTCCTGCAGGACCTGGACAGCTGCCACAATGACCCTGTTGCCGTGGCAAGGTGTTTTGTGGACAGG AGCCAGGACTTTGATATCTACACTCAATACTGCAACAACTACCCAAA CTCTGTGGCAGCACTGACCGACTGCATGAGGAATAAACAATTGGCCAAGTTCTTTCGCGAGAGGCAAGAACAAATCCGTCACTCACTGCCTCTTGGCTCCTACCTCCTCAAGCCTGTCCAGCGCATCCTGAAATATCACCTTCTCCTCCAG GAAATAGCCAAGCATTTTGACTTGGAACAGGACGGCTATGAAGTGGTAGAAGAGGCAATCGACACCATGACATGTGTGGCTTGGTACATCAATGACATGAAAAGGAAGCATGAGCATGCTGTGCGATTGCAG GAAATTCAGTCATTGCTAATTAATTGGAAAGGCCCAGATTTGACGACCTATGGGGAACTAGTCTTGGAAGGCACCTTCCGTGTTCATCGGGTGAAGAATGAGAGAACTTTCTTCTTGTTTGACAAAATCTTTCTGATAACAAAGAGACGGGGTGATCACTATGTATACAAAAACCACATTCCA TGTTCCTCCTTGATGCTGATCGAGAGCACCCGAGATTCACTCTGCTTCACCGTCACCCATTACAAGCACAGCAAGCAGCAATACAACATCCAA GCAAAATCAGGGGAGGACAAACGGGTTTGGACTCACCACATCAAACGTCTGATCCTGGAAAATCACCATGCCATCATCCCCCAGAAA GCCAAAGAAGCCATCTTGGAAATGGATTCCTATT ATCCTTCTCGGTACAAGTACAGTCCAGAGCGTCTGAAGAAGGCCTGGTCTTACCAACAGGCAGAAGATATTCCTCAGCAAGCCAGACAGGGGCGTCGGCAATCAG AGCCAACAAAACAAATCCTCAAGCAACTGAGCAGCAAAG TAGGACTAAAG CATGCGGACAGTGATGGTGCTCTTCTGGAGTTTGGGGAGCCCCCACAGCCCTCCAGAAGCTTGTCccaacaggaggaggagcagaccTTTCCCCAGGAACATCCTGAAGAGTTGGCTGAAAGTGATGGCAATGAGAAGGAGATGGGGCCAGAGGAAGAGGAtgaagcggaggaggaggaggaagaggaggagaggctgGTAGGAACGGAGCAGGTGGCAGATTTTGCAAGCTCCTTGATGGCAGTCCTCCATTGCTGGCACTATCGGGCCAACGCTTTGCTTTTCTCCTGGGGCAGCACG AGCAAGGGCCACAAGGCACAAGAAAGGCACAAACCATGCCAGTCTCCAGAAAATAGTGAGAAAACTCGGATCCCGGAAGCTACTACTTCGGTCTTAAAG GCACAATCAGCAATGGAGCTTGAGAGGGGAGCAGAGGGTTCTTCCTACAAGGAAGCATGCCCAGAAGAGAATCCTTCGGACCCTGAGTCAACAAGTCCTCCAGAGTCAGcctctgcagaccaacatggagTCCTGCATCAGAATTCAGATGGTCTGGAGCCCactgaaaatgcagaaaagccacttagcagtgaggaggaggaagaggaggaggaagaggaggaggaagaagatggaAGCGTGTCCCCGCCGAGAAGCATCCTTCCTCTTTCTGTGCTAGATCAGGCTAGTATTATTGCTGAGCGTTTTACTAGTAGCCTGTCTCGTCGAAGCAGCCTGGCTCTAGAGGAGGGGAAGGGCTACCTGACTCCCAAGCAGGCCAGCCAGAGTGGCAGCGTCCTAAGCCTGGATGGCAGCGAGAAGGCCACCTGCCGCAATAATGGCACCAATGAGCCCCAGAACTGCAGCCTGCCGCAAGAGCCCCCAGCTGAGCCTAGCAGTGCCTGCAGTGAGCTTCGCTCACCTGGTCCAGTTGAAACGGATCGCAGTTCCTGCAGGCGGAAGGAATCCATGCTGTCTCAGCAGGACCGGCTGCTTTTAGATAAGATCAAGAACTACTACGATTATGCTGAGCATCAAGATGCTGGCTTCAGTGTCAGACGGAGGGAGAGCCTGTCCTACATCCCCAAAGGACTGGTGAGGAACTCAGTCTTCAGGATCAACAGCCTCCCCCAGCCAGAACCTGAGCAGCAAGCGAGGAAAAGACTGGGTACCTCTGTTGGCAGCAAGGCCTGTCGGACTGCATCCTGGATACTCTCGAATAGGTCTGCTGTTGGGCCCCAGGCCACCTGCTCTGAGCCAGGCCATGAGGAGAACCCCCAGCCCATCAGTGAAGCGGAATTCAGGCCATCTGCTGAGATGCTTAAGGTATGGGAGGAGATGGAGAAGTCCGGCAGacagttgtggaatggaaaggctgAATATGAGGGCAGAGCTGGCCGGGCAAACGGACAGTGTGCTGAACCTTCTTTGAGAAACAGACTCAAGGGCCAGGAGAATGGCTTTGACCTCTCTGAGTCGCTTCTCATCTTGGAGGATGAAGATCTTGGAGCTATAACGGAGGAGTCTCCTGTGCCCTCTCCAGAGAATAAATCTCCTGTGGATCGAGCCGAACTCTCCAGAGTGCCCTGGAAATTAATGCAAGAGCTGAGGAATTATGAACCACATGAGTGTTCCCCTCAGCTGCACCCTCGTATCATGCGTCTAGCCCACCTGACAGAAGCGGAGCTGACAGAGAAGATGAAAAACAAGGTGTACCATCTGGCCCGCCAGTACAGCCTCCGAATCAAGGGCCGCAAGCCTGAAGTGCACAGGCAGCTTACTGAACTGGAGGAAGAAATGAAGCGTAATGCTTCATCTGGCCAGCAGGAGGCCAACAAGAAGGGCAAGG GCAAGCGGAAGCCGGTATTGTCCCTCCTCAATTATGAGCAAGTTGTGCTGCAGGAATCGAGCCCACCGACGTTGCTTTCCTCTTCATCACACGGGAAGTCGCCCAAGCGCTTCTCTTTCAGCCCGTCCTCCTCCAGCCCCCGACTCACTTCCTCCACCAGTACCCTGTTGCGCAGTCCCATCAGTCCTGTCATAGCTGAGAAATTCAACTGGCCTGATGTGCAGGAGCTGAGGTCCAAGTATTCCTGTCAGGCAAGGGCTGAGAAGGGCCGGTCTCTACCTGTCAATAGGAGCCGCTCAGCCCCTGAGAAAATGATGGACACTGATAGGATGCTGGAACACCAGGGCTCAAAGGAAAATGAGAAAAGGGAGAAATCCCAGCACGGGAggacccagagctgcagaggggcAGTAAGGGAGACATCATCTGACTTTCTTCCTAAGGCCTACACCCGTGATGCTCAAGAGCAGTTATGtatcacagctgaagcccctcTGGAGAACAACCATCAGGTGATAGTCATGGAGAAGCTGTTGGGTGCTGCTGGTGAGCCTGATGACAGCTATGTGCAGATCCGCTCCCCTACTTCCAGGGAGAAGATCTCTCTCAAGGCTGTGGTGGAGCGGTGCAAGGCCTACCAGGACTCGGAGGAGTACCGCAAGCGTGAGGAGGGCCTTCAGGAAGTGGTTCCCCAGAAGACACAGCTGTGGTGGgagaaaacagacagcaaccaacaGAGCCTGGTGAAGAACCTACGGGAGAAATTCCAGACCCTTAATCCCAACAGTTGA